The segment CCCCAAACCTGGGAACAGAATCCGGGATAGACGTTGGTGCCAGCAAAGGTTTTTCACAGCCCTGGTTTCCCCCAAAGGGAGCAGTAACAGCAGCCTCTGAAATCTGTATTTGCCTAGCAGACTCAGATACAGTGTCAAACTCAGCAGAAAGAGTGCGAGCCCCATCACTGAGCCCACTGGAGGACCTCTGAACACTGGCGAATGTTGCTTCTATTTTCTCTCCCACTTCTGGCCCCCCAGCTTTttcctcccgatcaggacttaGGCTTGGTGGCAGCTCCACAGACATGGATTTTGAGGTAGTGGACAAGCAGGATGAAGGCTGGTCCTCTACATTGAGAAGCTGTAATTGTGTTCCAGACGAATTAGCATCTGAAGTTGATTCCTGCTCCTCCATCCcactacttcctcttcctcctcctcctcctcctcctcctcctcgtcctcctcctcctcctcctccgggcTCGATAGGTCCTGGATGCTCTCGCGCTCGTCGTCCATTGCTGCTATCCGGTAGCCCAGCAGCAGGCCGCAACCTGACACCGGGCGGCCCTGCCCCGTCGCTAGAGgctgcaacagcagcagcggccTCGCGTTGGGCCCGGGCTTGCTGGGCCCGGGCTTTGATGTCCGCCAGGGTGCGTGCCCCACCCGTCCCCGACCGCCTTGAACCCTCGCCGGGCGGCACGATCCGGGGGCAAATCTGGTAGGTGGGGTGCCCTTTGACCCAGGGAGGTTTGATTCGGGATAGTTGAATCTGGGACGGAGGCACAAAGACAGCAATTATTAATTAAGAGATAGACAAATAGATGGACAGATAAATAGTTCTACATATAAaatattatgtatatataatgtGTCTTGTGTCGTGTAAAATGTTGGAGTCTTACCCGGATAGGCGGCACCTTGGGTTCTTCTGTTGACGGCTGCGGCTTCTCTGAACAGACACTGTCAATTGTGGTACGAAAGGACTGACGGTCATCAAGCCGCGGCCTCTTTTCGGAGGAGCTGGAATAGGCCTCAGTCTCATCTGGCCTTCTCTTCTGCTCCTTGATCTGGGTGCTTGACACAGGGGTGGTGACTGGGCTGGCTGATCGGCTGCTCTCACGGCTGCTGGTGGCGGTTCCCCCTGTAATGGATGTGACTACAGAGGCTGTATCATCCAGAGGGTCGGCAGCAACGGCAACACTGGAAGAtgctgaggaagatgaagaagaatcTAAACCTCCAGCAAACACTCCCTGTCTGTCAGAAGGTGAAGAAGGTGAAGAGGCAGGTGAGGAAgccgaagaagaggaggaggaggaagatgaagaggttGTGGAAGCCAGTACAGGTGCAGCCTCTTCGGGGAGCAGGTGCCCAGTGACTTCAGCCTCCTCGTTGGCACTGGTGGAGGCAGGGCTAGGACTGGGACTGGGAGTTGGAGCAAGAGTGGGTGGTGGCAATATAACTGGCTCTGGAGTGGGAGAACCCTTTGGCTCTGTGGAGGCATTTTCAGCTGGGAGCTCCACGCCACACTCAGACTGCAGCACTACCTCTCCCTGAACCACTGTGTTGTCAGACATTGGAGAGCCAATAGAAACTGCTGGGATATCCAGTGAAGCACTGGCCTCAGGtgtttctgcagcctgcagggctGGAGTGGCCTTGCAGAGGGTTCGGCGGGCCCTGCGGCGCAGGTCAGCCCGTGTGCGTCTCCTCATCCTGCCATCTCTCCTCCGCCGTCCCACACTGCGTCTTTTAGGGGCTCCAGTGGCTACGACAGCCACATCACTGTCCAACACACTAGCTGCAACTTCACTGGCTTCACTCATGGTGAGCTTCAGGGATTCCTCTCGTGTTAGACCAGACCTGTTGATACACACAGTAAGTTCAGCACACTATGGATAAAGAATAATAAGGAAATAACTAGTGCAGGGACAACATGTAGCAAGAGTGAACTGATTTTGAATGAAATAAGTTGGCTCTTACTTTTGCCCGTGGTATTCTTCAAAAAACTTCTCCTTCCATGCCTCcaccttcttctctttctccattTCCTGTCGGAAACGCACTTGCATCTCGTGGGTAAATTCCCCTAAATGGGACAAACACATTAAAGCTCGTATGAGAGTAACTTGACAAATACATTTCAAGGGGACAAACCTGTCTAATTTTACCTATTTCTTGTTAAGCCACTTAAAGTGCACTTTCTCACCTTTTTGGTCAGTTTTCAAATTGGTTCGATTCTGACAGCCAGGGCATTCAGTAAGTGGTGAGTTTTTTGTTCTTCTAGGAAttccatacatacatacactcaTTTTAGGCAAATTTACAAGAACACTCTACTTAATTCAGGGCTCTAGCACACTGCCATTTTGCAACCAAAAACATAAAGAGAGAACACAGATGTTCTGCGCAGAGAGCTTAATGCTGAGTGCTAAaacttgttacatactccacgagtatcgtggcaagaacaagaacaaagtttgttatgttcagagaggtgggcacGTACCTGCTCAGCATGGTAATacactgaacaacaggtctgacagTACTGCTTGACCTGTGTAACTAACTAACTCTGACTGCGgcagtcaggtagttttaaGAGTTAAAATACATGGTTAACTGATGAACCTCTATTTAAAAACTATTGTTATTATCCGCTATAGTGGAGCATGGTCTGCCAGagtgatgtctgcatacagtaTAGCAGCTAAAAGTGTCTTCCCTCCtttaacagaatgaaaaggttctatcagctgaagctcagctttGCAAAGAGAGGTGACAGGAGAAAAGacaagaggcagagaggaagagaggggaggaagaagagaggatgaagagaatactgtacattaaaaatgtgttagagaaaaaagatataaataaaaatcacaaatatTAAACAAGGGTGTATATAATTGTAACCATATTTTAATATATGTGGGCAGATGAGATTTTTTGTTAATATAGAAGATAGttaagttaaggcctgatccatccAGAAATACTGTGTTAAGTGTGATGCAGTATACCTAACTTTTGTGCTGGTgcttaggcgcaccagtgcaaccagtgctaaaagttagtctagagccctgtaatAATAAACCAGCCAGGTATTTATTACATTGTATCCTACCACTAATCAGTTATAATAATGAGAAGAGGACAACTACAATCCTTTGAGCAGTTGCCACACACACCTTGCACATTTATAACTTTTACAAACCAGTTTTCCCACTGGTGGGTTTGAGATATAGCCCAAACCGTATTGTTTACATACAAGgctaaaatgtttgtttgtgcattacTATAATTGATGGCCTTATATTCAAACCAAGTAAGGGTGGTTTGGAATATTGCATTTATACAATATCCAATGTGAATAGATGGCAAACATCTCAGTACAATTTGAAAGCTTGTTCATGATTGTTTGTCCAATAACTTACCCTCAGCCAGCCTTTCTTTCCAGCTCTGAGAGGCGTGAGTAAAAAATTCATTGTTGAGAGCCGAACTACTCAGTCTGGTCATGCCATCAGGTCCGATCTACAGCACAAAGCACAATTTACAAACATAGGTAAAAAGGCACATACAGAGAAAAAGTGTGATTActgacacattaaaaaaagatttggaTTTTTAGAATAACCCAATAAAAACGAACCTGTCGGTCCACCTCCGGAAGCAGCtgtaggagctgctgttgtgagTGTGGGGGGAAGGCTGAGAAAGTCCGCACATTAATGAGGGCTCTGATGTTGGTGTTGACCAGGATGGAACCCGGAGTTTCAAAGTCTACATCCACACCTCCTCGATTCCTCTTCATGGGTCCTATTGTAATAAGAGTAACAGGTTTGCCTTAGCTGCTTAGCAAGATGTTAAAGCTATTTGTGAGCAAACAACCAAAGGCAAAATAATGACGTTTCCCTTTCCTTGGAGGTTACCTTGCCATCTGTTCAGTGAATGGATAAGTAACAcctaatttattatttttgactgtgtgtatgtattgtgGTAACAAGAAGTTTTCATATGTCAGCCTGGTCAGTAGTCTGGAAATGTGTCTTTCATTAGTATTGTTAATGCTGTGTTAATGGGACAAAAGAGATGTCCTTACCTGAGGGGACATGTTCTCCATTCACTTTAAGAGGCGTGAGGACAACACGAGGCATCATTACGGacttctttctctgcctccccgactgtaaacacacaaatagtTCAGACAACAGCAGAGGTAAAGGACCCGTTTTGGTACACAATGTTCGTAAGCTGTAAAGTCTGAACACTGTTACACCTATTGGTGGTACACAACTGTAAAACAAACTAGTAGGTTCATAGAGAGTGCTGACCTGTCTTGAACGGCTCAGTCTGGTCTGGGTATGTTgggtctgctgtgtgtctgcacgtCCCTGTTGTCCTGCGGCCCTGCTGAGGCGGGTCTGTGGCTGGTTGCTGGGAACCTGAAGCTCTGTGGAACAGGAGGTGCTAGATGAACTCTCATCCACCGAAGCTTCAAGCCAGAGAAATACATTTCGTTATGCACAGTTTCAACAAGTGGACAACACAGTTGCTATAGTCTGACAATAATGACTTTagtagggctgtaatctcccggTTGACTGGTCGACGCGTTCTGGCTTtaccaaaattctgattggtcaactTTTTGTAGCGTTTAATTtcggttgtgtgtgtttttgtctgcatttatgcaataaataaataataattatgatAGTAATAGTAAATAGTAATCATTCAAAGGCCAACATGTCCTCTTTGGACAAGCAAGTCCTTTAAGCAAGTGGCTGAATAAGCCTGATGTCAAGCACTAGATGCACAGTGCTGCTTGTTGTGAAACCTTATCTTTGCACagatatgacccaaaacatcagctgattttcACACAAGTCCCGAAAGTAGAAAGAGATATTATGTTGTATTTATCAATTCAGGAacatttttcacacacatatCCGCGAGtgacaacttttttttcctgcatcgTTATAACCGCCCATGTAGTAACTGCTTATCAATATATTGCCTGGGAGGAATTGTAGCCAATTCTACAGTATAGAACAGCTACAATTTGAGATGTTAGGGGGTTTCCTCACGTGACACTGCTTGTTTACCATGATTCCACTTGGATTTAGGGCAGGACTTGGCCATTACACCCAgtaactttttttcttattacagTAATCATCCAACTTGTGTCTGGGGCGATTGTCTTCAGCTCACTGAAGGATGTCCTGACATTTTACTTTAGATTTCACCTCCATTATTGATGGCAAGTCATTTTAGTCTAGATGCAGCAAATAGGTTTAAACCATGATACTATCACCATGTTTCACAGATGTGATGACGTTCTTATgctgtatgtctgtggatgctctcattcatccacaTGGATTTtttctgaagacatttcaccactccccgagtggcttcttcagtcctgctggtgtggttgtttttttctagATATAATCAATATTTCTCCAAATTCTCAATTGAATCAAATAATTCCATTTTGTTCTTcagaaatgtttttcttctcttggAAGAAAAGATCAAGCTAAACTTTAGCAAGCtgctggcagcagtgttttaagAGAGCAGTGACTTTCTTCTTGCAGCTTTGTTATGCACACAGATAAGTTCTGATAGAGGATTCATGACCATTATGCTTATGCAATGTGAAAAAAAGCATTTAGTTCCTTAGAGGTTACTCTGGGTTTGTAGATTACTCTGGATTATTACATGCCTTGCTTTGAGGGTGATCTTTGTTGGTCGACCACTCCTGGAGAGGGTAAATTTCCTCCTTTTGTACACAAAATCTGACTGCAGATTTGTAAAGGACAACATTTTAGACGTGGTTTTGTATCTTTTTTTAGCCTGAATATCAAGTCTTCAGATGTCTCATATGTTCATAGTTAATTGTATAAGTCTtatacaatgaaaaaaaaagattctatTTTCTAAAACAGGGCACTCGTTAAAAAATCCTACTAAATGAAACATCTCTGATGGATGGGCTCTAATTTGGTcttcaaaataaatattaatggtAGAGGTTCACATAATTTAGCCACCCACAGATGTGTAatattggatttttttcctgattaaataaaaaaaatcctactaGGCATTAAGAGAAATTAACTGATGTGTGGTGCAGTGTTACCATCATTGTCCACACTGGCAGCAGCTGTAGTCTCCGTGGAGTCACAgctctcctgctcagtggtctcAGTGGGGCCAACCGAGGACACAGCCTGGCCTGGAATGCTGCTACTGGTAGCTGgactggtggtgctgctggcagGTTCCGCTTGTGTCTCAGACTCTGAGGTTGCCTTTGTCCACTGGAGGGCGTTCTTCTACAGagtgtcagcagcacaaaggTTAGCCGGCCCCTCTTCTAAAAGAGTCTTctgtgctgccattttttttttttataaaatcagACTGAACATATCATTGAACATTTTTACAAATCTATTTATCTTTGCTGGCTTTTTTGGTCTCAACACTGACATGACCTAAGGCTATAGCACTGTGCTTTATGAAGTAAAGTAATAGATACTTGACAGGTCTTACAAAAGAAAATGGGCTCTTCAGGAGCAACATAAATTAGTGCACTGCTTATATATAAGGTAGTCAGCAAGAACTTCTGTGACTAGGACACAATTTCTGTAGAGAACTTTTTTGAGATTTGAATTGAGACATTACCTTGAGAGTGAAAAGGCTCATCCGTCCAGGCAACTTGAAGAAGATACTGTTTTTGACTCGGTCTCCTCTCACCTGGGAGTGCAGCATAGTGACCAGGCAGGCCAAAGGAGCCGtaccactgtacacacacaaggTGAGATTCAAGACAAAAGTCTAGTTGATGTATAAAGCAGTATACATGCAGCCATGAAGTGCTACTCACTTGTGCAGTTTTGCCTGGTAATTATTTTGTATGCATACTTTGTACTTGTCAATTCTGACAAGTGTGCTGTGCAAGTTCAGATCCCTATATGTTCGTTCACAATTTTCCTGCTCACAAAAGCTTTGGCTAGTGCAGCAGCATTCACTGGATCAAACTCTGTGCCGGTCTGTGTCCGTCTGAGCAACACATTACAATGGCCCTTCTGCTATCTTTCTTTTTCTAAACCAGCTCACATATACATGGGCACTAATCATCTTTCATACTTGAATTTATATGCATGACTCTTGGAGAGAAAGAATGGGATAGGACACAGGCAAACAATCTGCCTCATGAACTCATAGTAATTTGATTTGATGTGGGGTATCCATGCTTCTTCATCAAATTCTAATTAAAATTAGTAGTTGAAATCAATTGTCTAAGACCAAGGGATTAAAATAATAGTGAAAGAATACAGACAGCAATCACACACAACTTAACAGGTCTCGACACAACTTGAGTTGAGCAGTTAGAACTAAACAGTATTAACATTTGAATAACTATTTTTTCAATAAAGTGAAGCA is part of the Parambassis ranga chromosome 7, fParRan2.1, whole genome shotgun sequence genome and harbors:
- the asxl1 gene encoding polycomb group protein ASXL1 isoform X1 — translated: MKDKQKRKKERTWAEAARMVLENFSDAPMTPKQILHVIQTKGLKEMRSGTAPLACLVTMLHSQVRGDRVKNSIFFKLPGRMSLFTLKKNALQWTKATSESETQAEPASSTTSPATSSSIPGQAVSSVGPTETTEQESCDSTETTAAASVDNDASVDESSSSTSCSTELQVPSNQPQTRLSRAAGQQGRADTQQTQHTQTRLSRSRQSGRQRKKSVMMPRVVLTPLKVNGEHVPSGPMKRNRGGVDVDFETPGSILVNTNIRALINVRTFSAFPPHSQQQLLQLLPEVDRQIGPDGMTRLSSSALNNEFFTHASQSWKERLAEGEFTHEMQVRFRQEMEKEKKVEAWKEKFFEEYHGQKSGLTREESLKLTMSEASEVAASVLDSDVAVVATGAPKRRSVGRRRRDGRMRRRTRADLRRRARRTLCKATPALQAAETPEASASLDIPAVSIGSPMSDNTVVQGEVVLQSECGVELPAENASTEPKGSPTPEPVILPPPTLAPTPSPSPSPASTSANEEAEVTGHLLPEEAAPVLASTTSSSSSSSSSSASSPASSPSSPSDRQGVFAGGLDSSSSSSASSSVAVAADPLDDTASVVTSITGGTATSSRESSRSASPVTTPVSSTQIKEQKRRPDETEAYSSSSEKRPRLDDRQSFRTTIDSVCSEKPQPSTEEPKVPPIRIQLSRIKPPWVKGHPTYQICPRIVPPGEGSRRSGTGGARTLADIKARAQQARAQREAAAAVAASSDGAGPPGVRLRPAAGLPDSSNGRRAREHPGPIEPGGGGGGGRGGGGGGGGGRGSSGMEEQESTSDANSSGTQLQLLNVEDQPSSCLSTTSKSMSVELPPSLSPDREEKAGGPEVGEKIEATFASVQRSSSGLSDGARTLSAEFDTVSESARQIQISEAAVTAPFGGNQGCEKPLLAPTSIPDSVPRFGAQGVDVIQTLASSCQAKEEEQGKDAAPSGVIQHGSYDFDPRKASSNSATNVQQMDVSSLQHLDSSGKEKDDEAAVHSDSTETASDCENESQEDEPQPDMDWGLQRITQRNGQPVICNLPNQNQQPVIQAHVSGHQGQSVIQSCFPNSLSHPYLNQPHSQDHHSLPTAHSQGLQDTSIVIKMEPGDVCRSSRQSSAEEESHGALKAPVSHPNAVAVPKRLSSSTRPVSSVEANNPLVTQLLQGSLPLEKVLPSHSANRLEISRLPGPQPTPPVARTPGPRNRPEIPVQSPNSELTVSQIHKSSSGRSVSCLIEAPAISQTVPVITSLAPSSSSALSSRSKSDLSSETVVESAVIKESYGPQSSQGPTADRALPAHQTMTNGPSPPYADPCPTEVLPTIKIKWRPPHSQLPHQQQLSPAPTVKNEASVRASCQALAKSSPTISMSVTKKEPVNSVDGYLSGGAMEGLLNMEMALARMAKKEHSKTPFSSSSPSSSSSPSPSSSASSLPFQLYGKLPKQGGSVGGLSYTANVSVMDSCGFSRSMADGVLQLRPRLASSQATLSIQAFTDSTAEEVALKCSCRLKAMIMCQGCGAFCHDDCIGPSKLCVSCLVVR
- the asxl1 gene encoding polycomb group protein ASXL1 isoform X2; the encoded protein is MKDKQKRKKERTWAEAARMVLENFSDAPMTPKQILHVIQTKGLKEMRSGTAPLACLVTMLHSQVRGDRVKNSIFFKLPGRMSLFTLKKNALQWTKATSESETQAEPASSTTSPATSSSIPGQAVSSVGPTETTEQESCDSTETTAAASVDNDELQVPSNQPQTRLSRAAGQQGRADTQQTQHTQTRLSRSRQSGRQRKKSVMMPRVVLTPLKVNGEHVPSGPMKRNRGGVDVDFETPGSILVNTNIRALINVRTFSAFPPHSQQQLLQLLPEVDRQIGPDGMTRLSSSALNNEFFTHASQSWKERLAEGEFTHEMQVRFRQEMEKEKKVEAWKEKFFEEYHGQKSGLTREESLKLTMSEASEVAASVLDSDVAVVATGAPKRRSVGRRRRDGRMRRRTRADLRRRARRTLCKATPALQAAETPEASASLDIPAVSIGSPMSDNTVVQGEVVLQSECGVELPAENASTEPKGSPTPEPVILPPPTLAPTPSPSPSPASTSANEEAEVTGHLLPEEAAPVLASTTSSSSSSSSSSASSPASSPSSPSDRQGVFAGGLDSSSSSSASSSVAVAADPLDDTASVVTSITGGTATSSRESSRSASPVTTPVSSTQIKEQKRRPDETEAYSSSSEKRPRLDDRQSFRTTIDSVCSEKPQPSTEEPKVPPIRIQLSRIKPPWVKGHPTYQICPRIVPPGEGSRRSGTGGARTLADIKARAQQARAQREAAAAVAASSDGAGPPGVRLRPAAGLPDSSNGRRAREHPGPIEPGGGGGGGRGGGGGGGGGRGSSGMEEQESTSDANSSGTQLQLLNVEDQPSSCLSTTSKSMSVELPPSLSPDREEKAGGPEVGEKIEATFASVQRSSSGLSDGARTLSAEFDTVSESARQIQISEAAVTAPFGGNQGCEKPLLAPTSIPDSVPRFGAQGVDVIQTLASSCQAKEEEQGKDAAPSGVIQHGSYDFDPRKASSNSATNVQQMDVSSLQHLDSSGKEKDDEAAVHSDSTETASDCENESQEDEPQPDMDWGLQRITQRNGQPVICNLPNQNQQPVIQAHVSGHQGQSVIQSCFPNSLSHPYLNQPHSQDHHSLPTAHSQGLQDTSIVIKMEPGDVCRSSRQSSAEEESHGALKAPVSHPNAVAVPKRLSSSTRPVSSVEANNPLVTQLLQGSLPLEKVLPSHSANRLEISRLPGPQPTPPVARTPGPRNRPEIPVQSPNSELTVSQIHKSSSGRSVSCLIEAPAISQTVPVITSLAPSSSSALSSRSKSDLSSETVVESAVIKESYGPQSSQGPTADRALPAHQTMTNGPSPPYADPCPTEVLPTIKIKWRPPHSQLPHQQQLSPAPTVKNEASVRASCQALAKSSPTISMSVTKKEPVNSVDGYLSGGAMEGLLNMEMALARMAKKEHSKTPFSSSSPSSSSSPSPSSSASSLPFQLYGKLPKQGGSVGGLSYTANVSVMDSCGFSRSMADGVLQLRPRLASSQATLSIQAFTDSTAEEVALKCSCRLKAMIMCQGCGAFCHDDCIGPSKLCVSCLVVR